One stretch of Leptospira mtsangambouensis DNA includes these proteins:
- a CDS encoding trypsin-like peptidase domain-containing protein → MSYSLWAQVDPEPAVDSIFRSVVLIRNEGFNTENKTQPWMKKNLYTGFGSGLVLPNQTILTNAHVVRDAKRILVKSSFTKKEYLADVKYIGYDCDLALLQVNDPDFSEQTTTLSFLEGIPNLGSDVLLLGFPNGNDSLSVEKGSILRFEKNRYTYSGLDYRNVLKINANIQPGNSGGPAVQNGKVVGLVFQISTLEQGIAYLISNDIIRHFLEDITDGKYDGFPNIGFTFQNGNPKSLKQAMKVPANQSGIFVNRIYPSSTFSKVLKEKDFVFAVDNLPLSNDGEITESNKKEFIIDWIENKQLNSKVAVSYYRAGKRYDAEVNLQKNYALDLYRDSTEDYFLQAGFVFQPITRSFFHSEDGDLDSSLKYHYSYFIQDLLYRYTTRDIVLSYTFNDPETSKYKKYKYKVVESINGKVPKDLNEFKTIWKEGKKGFIVLRFRGMDLPIVLRPESIYQMNQRVKKRYGANYEEF, encoded by the coding sequence ATGAGTTATTCACTTTGGGCTCAAGTAGATCCCGAACCTGCAGTGGATTCTATATTCCGTTCCGTGGTTCTCATTCGTAATGAGGGGTTTAATACAGAAAACAAAACACAACCATGGATGAAAAAGAATTTGTATACTGGATTTGGATCAGGCCTTGTTTTGCCTAACCAAACCATTTTGACAAATGCACATGTGGTTCGTGATGCAAAACGAATTCTTGTCAAAAGTAGTTTTACTAAAAAAGAATATTTAGCGGATGTTAAATATATAGGTTATGATTGTGATTTGGCTTTATTACAAGTAAATGATCCAGATTTTTCAGAACAAACCACAACACTTTCTTTTTTAGAAGGGATCCCTAATTTAGGATCGGATGTATTACTTTTAGGTTTTCCAAATGGAAATGATAGTTTGTCAGTCGAAAAAGGATCTATCCTTCGTTTTGAAAAAAATCGCTACACCTACTCCGGATTAGACTATCGTAATGTTTTAAAAATCAATGCGAATATCCAACCAGGAAATTCTGGGGGCCCTGCCGTTCAAAATGGGAAAGTGGTTGGTCTTGTATTTCAAATTAGTACTTTAGAACAAGGGATTGCTTATCTGATATCAAATGATATCATTCGTCACTTTTTAGAAGATATTACAGATGGAAAGTATGATGGATTTCCTAACATTGGATTCACTTTTCAAAATGGAAATCCAAAAAGTTTAAAACAAGCAATGAAGGTTCCAGCCAATCAATCTGGTATTTTTGTGAACCGAATTTATCCTTCTTCAACGTTTTCAAAAGTCTTAAAAGAAAAGGATTTTGTTTTTGCAGTGGATAATTTACCTCTTTCGAATGATGGAGAAATTACCGAGTCCAATAAAAAAGAATTCATCATCGATTGGATCGAAAACAAACAATTAAATTCCAAAGTTGCGGTCAGTTATTACAGAGCAGGCAAACGTTATGATGCGGAAGTGAATCTGCAAAAAAACTATGCGCTGGATTTGTATCGTGATTCTACGGAAGATTATTTTTTACAGGCAGGATTTGTTTTCCAGCCCATCACAAGGTCCTTTTTCCATTCAGAAGATGGAGATTTGGATAGTTCTCTAAAATACCATTATAGTTATTTCATTCAAGATTTGTTGTACAGATATACAACCCGGGATATCGTGCTGAGTTATACATTCAATGATCCTGAAACTTCAAAGTATAAAAAGTATAAATACAAAGTTGTTGAGTCGATTAACGGAAAAGTACCTAAAGATTTAAATGAATTTAAAACCATTTGGAAAGAAGGCAAAAAAGGATTTATTGTCCTTAGGTTTCGAGGTATGGATTTACCCATTGTTCTTAGGCCAGAGTCTATTTACCAAATGAACCAACGTGTGAAAAAAAGATATGGTGCAAATTATGAAGAGTTTTAA
- a CDS encoding LIC11113 family protein — protein MHIYFGLILFLLATGVVFADRTKIYPSLHSLKMEVESWKEKKPSTQIKKQIRLHQSFLMEDETCRIEPTSHISSVTYFRFSCQSDSEPLLIQFRSNQKRKIEVGKFQLRAIHHIGKKQYLEIETGLVVGETKTQARLNTDDTELDYPSKKQIPVVTENKPTTNSYKPIQNPNLFYFKSISQNPKRRKEVPSNIEVFFDSSCPLEFIEKDQSFYWDQTVSFVFRITCIRDSAYSLIRVPSTASGDLVSSNTIWKDPKPGDHVLGTAVLKKITETQTFWEKIVLYYE, from the coding sequence ATGCACATATACTTTGGATTGATTTTGTTTCTTTTGGCAACAGGAGTTGTTTTTGCGGACCGCACAAAGATTTACCCATCGTTGCATTCGCTAAAGATGGAAGTGGAATCATGGAAGGAAAAAAAACCATCCACTCAAATCAAAAAACAGATTCGTTTGCATCAAAGTTTTCTGATGGAGGATGAAACTTGCCGTATAGAACCTACCTCTCACATTTCATCCGTCACATACTTTCGATTTAGTTGCCAATCTGATTCGGAACCTCTCCTCATCCAATTCCGTTCCAATCAAAAACGGAAAATTGAAGTTGGGAAATTTCAATTGAGAGCCATCCATCATATCGGGAAAAAACAGTATTTAGAAATTGAAACCGGTCTTGTCGTAGGTGAAACAAAAACTCAAGCCCGATTGAATACGGATGATACCGAATTGGATTATCCTTCAAAAAAACAAATCCCTGTTGTTACAGAAAACAAACCAACCACTAACTCATACAAACCCATTCAAAATCCGAATTTATTTTATTTTAAATCCATATCCCAAAATCCAAAAAGAAGAAAGGAAGTTCCTTCCAATATTGAAGTGTTTTTTGATTCTTCTTGTCCATTGGAGTTTATCGAAAAGGACCAAAGTTTTTATTGGGATCAAACCGTTTCCTTTGTCTTTCGTATCACATGCATTCGTGATTCAGCTTATAGTTTGATCCGTGTGCCATCAACAGCATCCGGTGATTTGGTTTCCTCAAATACGATTTGGAAAGATCCAAAACCTGGTGATCACGTTTTAGGAACTGCTGTCTTAAAAAAGATCACTGAAACTCAAACCTTTTGGGAGAAAATCGTTTTGTATTATGAATAG
- a CDS encoding sulfurtransferase, producing MNWNFLKTDIEPGDFLIDCRSQSAYEEETLEGAYYYPFIKKAFGSDPESQKKLYGPMVAVVQEFQKSKKTRIIVFDEGMGMFSTRMVYLLRGMGIKDAYVLGQKWPATGKKAKGEFKVEPPIADKVKPIEGVVDKAFMERNLTKLQIFDARTMEEYEGRLPRLTAPEEGTLCGRLPGAFLWDWRNLYDGEANLIERSLFKKRLNGFPFMPERPTVIYDYNGARSCLLALMLREAGYIDVTTYQGSWFEWRKSSLPKQAVAVFGVKQGAAAAPRVGGLDRKKV from the coding sequence TTGAACTGGAACTTTCTAAAAACCGATATAGAACCTGGTGACTTCCTCATCGATTGTCGTTCACAATCAGCGTATGAAGAGGAAACTTTGGAAGGTGCCTACTACTATCCATTTATCAAAAAAGCATTCGGATCCGATCCAGAATCCCAAAAGAAATTGTACGGACCGATGGTCGCAGTCGTACAAGAATTTCAAAAATCAAAAAAAACACGAATCATTGTTTTCGATGAAGGAATGGGAATGTTTTCTACTCGGATGGTGTATTTACTCCGTGGGATGGGAATCAAAGACGCTTATGTTCTTGGCCAAAAATGGCCAGCCACAGGAAAAAAAGCCAAAGGTGAGTTCAAAGTTGAACCTCCAATCGCAGACAAAGTAAAACCCATCGAAGGTGTCGTGGACAAAGCCTTTATGGAACGAAATCTTACCAAACTCCAAATCTTTGATGCAAGGACCATGGAGGAATACGAAGGACGTTTGCCACGACTTACAGCTCCTGAAGAAGGAACTCTTTGTGGTCGTTTGCCAGGCGCTTTTTTATGGGATTGGAGAAATTTATATGATGGGGAAGCAAATCTCATCGAACGTTCTCTTTTCAAAAAACGCCTCAATGGATTTCCTTTTATGCCAGAACGACCCACTGTGATTTATGATTACAATGGAGCTCGCTCTTGTTTACTCGCTCTAATGCTCCGCGAAGCCGGTTATATTGATGTCACCACCTACCAAGGTTCTTGGTTTGAATGGAGAAAATCAAGCTTACCCAAACAAGCGGTAGCAGTATTCGGTGTCAAACAAGGGGCGGCCGCAGCACCACGTGTGGGCGGATTAGATCGCAAGAAAGTTTAA
- a CDS encoding alpha-glucosidase: MVFRFISLSLSLFFLECASRIVSNLPIPEESYSVTQKVQWIQSTNEFTLRNQSLSKDFIKLSLEEPFLLSFTKDTISKYRMASFQFKETLQKSCNKQSVDDIKKEPGKITIKGKLTGKDCSTDYQLLFQTKSDTEVEFKITLSDPSLNRIHLHYVSHPEEKIFGLGEQFTYDELKGKTPFLFTEEQGVGRGDQPITTGANLMAGAGGNAYTTYAPIPHYISSENRSVFFENSGYANFDFSDSKKTKVEFWDFQSEKSLTGTIWIGTSSKSLIEAYTKKTGRFPKLPDWAYGTWLGVQGGSEKVSDIVKQAKDAGNPVTALWIQDWCGRRVTNFGDQLKWRWYADDTLYPEFKKFVKSMNDQNVQVLGYINSFLADTDPKKPGDDFTNPLLTEAKTKGYLVKNTKGEDYLIQTVGFPAYLIDLTNPAAVRWTKDLIKKNMIGMGLSGWMADFGEWLPYDAKLYSGIDAKIYHNRYPVDWAKINREAIKEAGMEGKIVFFTRAGYSYSNAHSTLFWEGDQMVSFGTNDGLPSSIVGLTSSGISGYALNHSDIGGYTTISNPLRNYHRSKELLLRWAEASAFTPVFRTHEGNKPLKNWQVYTYTKPDGTKSLGDEDTVTLFAKIARIHFALKPYIQSLVEEASITGIPVVRHNYLVEPDDKNLLKYKYQFFLGDDLLVAPVVESGNIVQEVYLPRGRWLHLWTGTTYDGYRKIQVPAPIGKPPAFIRVGGKSEGLIRSSISSIRNKD; the protein is encoded by the coding sequence ATGGTATTTCGTTTTATTTCCCTATCTCTATCACTGTTCTTTTTGGAATGTGCTTCCCGCATCGTTTCGAATCTTCCGATTCCAGAAGAATCTTATTCTGTCACACAAAAAGTACAATGGATTCAATCGACAAATGAATTCACGTTAAGAAACCAGTCTCTTTCTAAAGACTTTATTAAACTTTCCCTCGAAGAACCATTCCTTTTGTCTTTCACCAAGGATACCATCTCCAAATACCGGATGGCATCGTTCCAATTCAAAGAAACTTTGCAAAAATCTTGCAACAAACAATCCGTAGACGATATAAAAAAGGAACCGGGAAAAATTACCATCAAAGGGAAGTTAACTGGAAAAGATTGTTCCACCGATTACCAACTTCTTTTCCAAACCAAATCAGATACGGAAGTAGAATTTAAGATTACTCTTTCTGATCCTTCCTTAAATAGAATCCACCTACACTATGTTTCACATCCTGAAGAAAAGATATTTGGGTTAGGGGAACAGTTTACCTATGATGAACTCAAAGGAAAAACCCCCTTTTTATTTACGGAAGAACAAGGTGTGGGTCGTGGTGACCAACCAATCACAACTGGAGCCAATCTTATGGCTGGTGCCGGTGGAAACGCATATACAACTTACGCTCCCATCCCTCACTATATCAGTTCCGAAAATCGTTCTGTTTTTTTTGAAAACAGCGGTTATGCGAATTTTGACTTCAGTGATTCCAAAAAAACCAAAGTGGAGTTTTGGGATTTCCAATCCGAAAAATCACTGACCGGAACCATTTGGATCGGAACTTCTTCCAAATCTCTGATTGAAGCTTATACCAAAAAAACAGGTAGATTCCCAAAACTTCCAGATTGGGCTTACGGCACTTGGCTTGGTGTCCAAGGAGGATCTGAAAAAGTTTCTGACATCGTCAAACAAGCAAAAGATGCAGGAAATCCTGTGACAGCACTTTGGATCCAAGATTGGTGTGGACGCCGAGTCACAAATTTTGGAGACCAACTCAAATGGCGTTGGTATGCAGATGATACTTTGTATCCTGAATTTAAAAAATTTGTGAAATCAATGAATGACCAAAACGTACAGGTGTTAGGTTACATTAATTCCTTCCTGGCTGATACAGATCCTAAAAAACCGGGAGATGATTTTACAAACCCACTCTTAACAGAAGCAAAAACAAAAGGTTACTTGGTAAAAAATACCAAAGGAGAAGATTATCTCATCCAAACGGTTGGTTTTCCCGCTTACCTCATTGACCTAACAAACCCAGCCGCCGTTCGTTGGACCAAAGACCTAATCAAAAAAAATATGATTGGAATGGGTCTATCAGGTTGGATGGCCGATTTTGGAGAGTGGTTGCCTTACGATGCCAAACTATATTCTGGAATCGACGCCAAAATCTATCACAACCGTTATCCGGTAGATTGGGCAAAGATCAATCGAGAAGCCATAAAAGAAGCCGGGATGGAAGGAAAAATCGTATTTTTCACAAGGGCTGGATATAGTTATTCCAATGCACATTCTACTCTCTTTTGGGAAGGAGACCAAATGGTAAGTTTCGGAACCAATGACGGCCTCCCCTCTTCAATTGTTGGGCTCACAAGTTCCGGGATCAGTGGTTATGCGTTAAATCATAGTGATATTGGCGGTTACACGACCATTTCCAATCCGCTTCGTAACTACCATAGGTCCAAAGAACTTCTTTTGCGATGGGCCGAAGCTTCTGCCTTTACACCAGTTTTTAGAACCCACGAAGGAAATAAACCTCTCAAAAACTGGCAGGTATATACCTATACCAAACCAGATGGAACCAAATCCCTCGGTGATGAAGATACAGTGACTCTTTTTGCAAAAATTGCAAGAATCCATTTTGCACTTAAACCATATATCCAAAGTTTGGTGGAAGAAGCATCAATCACAGGAATCCCTGTTGTCCGTCATAATTATTTGGTAGAACCGGATGATAAAAATTTATTAAAATACAAATACCAGTTTTTTTTAGGAGATGATCTTCTTGTGGCTCCAGTAGTGGAAAGTGGGAATATTGTACAAGAAGTGTATCTACCTCGTGGCAGATGGTTACATCTCTGGACAGGAACCACTTATGATGGTTATAGAAAGATCCAAGTCCCTGCACCAATAGGAAAACCTCCCGCTTTCATTCGAGTGGGTGGAAAATCAGAGGGCCTCATCCGTTCTTCGATTAGTTCCATTCGCAATAAAGATTAA
- a CDS encoding metallophosphoesterase — translation MKFALIGDIHGYWNQKDIEYFNASDYDCLFFTGDLRGNPKLGKLSFQGLTKRAYMIPGNWDGMSLTSIIGEVIQSKVLIHSGQIGQNRRMRNLSELVKPISLHGYSSLVLSQEKDLSLIVGRPHAMGGGLSFRPYLTKAYMVSNMETSIQKYKRLIDGTKEKNLFFLSHNGPFGLGAAKNSIYGAEFKKEGGDWGDMDLTEAIEYAKSIGKKVPLVLSGHMHHSISKKRERETHEYTGGTFYVNGAKVPRIRERKHFHTKIEWDGGSATVIPLWV, via the coding sequence ATGAAATTTGCATTGATCGGCGACATCCACGGATATTGGAACCAGAAAGATATCGAATACTTCAATGCTTCGGATTACGATTGTTTGTTCTTTACAGGAGATCTACGTGGGAACCCAAAACTCGGGAAACTTTCCTTCCAAGGTCTCACCAAACGTGCGTATATGATTCCCGGAAATTGGGATGGGATGAGTTTAACTTCTATCATTGGGGAAGTGATCCAATCGAAAGTTCTCATCCATTCAGGACAAATTGGCCAAAACCGTAGGATGCGGAATCTTTCGGAACTTGTAAAACCCATTTCTTTACATGGTTATAGTTCCTTAGTTTTGTCTCAGGAGAAGGATTTAAGTCTTATCGTGGGTCGTCCTCATGCGATGGGTGGTGGTCTTAGTTTTCGACCTTATCTAACAAAAGCCTATATGGTTTCCAATATGGAAACTTCGATTCAAAAGTACAAACGTCTGATCGATGGGACAAAAGAAAAAAATTTATTCTTTCTTTCGCATAACGGGCCTTTTGGTTTGGGTGCTGCCAAAAATTCCATCTACGGAGCTGAGTTTAAAAAAGAAGGTGGGGACTGGGGAGATATGGATCTTACAGAAGCCATTGAGTATGCCAAATCCATTGGGAAAAAAGTACCTTTGGTTCTTTCCGGTCATATGCACCATTCAATCAGCAAAAAAAGAGAACGAGAGACGCACGAATACACAGGGGGAACTTTCTATGTGAATGGTGCTAAGGTTCCAAGGATACGAGAAAGAAAACATTTCCACACCAAAATCGAGTGGGATGGTGGTTCTGCCACCGTCATCCCACTTTGGGTATAG
- a CDS encoding OsmC family protein yields the protein MTAVFEDKVVVSTAKTKYETKISAGKHSWIADEPASKEGTDLGPMPTELLASSLGACTSITVRMYADKKEYPLDSVEVHVTIDKRSAEDHKFTRVVVLSGNLSTEQRERLLSVANACPVHKILSGKIEIETTLG from the coding sequence ATGACAGCAGTGTTTGAAGACAAGGTGGTGGTATCCACTGCCAAAACGAAATACGAAACAAAAATTTCAGCAGGAAAACATAGTTGGATTGCTGACGAACCGGCTTCCAAAGAAGGAACGGATCTTGGCCCAATGCCTACGGAGTTACTTGCTTCTTCTTTGGGTGCTTGTACATCGATTACAGTACGAATGTATGCTGATAAAAAAGAATATCCTTTGGATTCTGTGGAAGTTCACGTAACAATCGATAAACGTTCTGCAGAGGATCATAAATTTACTAGAGTTGTGGTGCTTTCTGGGAACCTAAGTACTGAACAACGAGAAAGATTACTTTCTGTTGCCAATGCTTGCCCAGTTCATAAAATTCTTTCTGGAAAAATTGAAATAGAAACCACTCTGGGTTAG
- a CDS encoding lysophospholipid acyltransferase family protein has product MKRRFLVWLLPLIVVWFQRLIGFTSRFRFLTNEQYEELFKNKKPFIYSIWHTNVLYSPYLHRGKNVAVLISESKDGDYINQVVHRFGNTSVRGSSSKGGSKALKAVIQHLKKGLPAAFTPDGPRGPAFILQPGIIAAAQVTQVPIVPFHYECSRQWILERAWDKHRVPKPFTTFAVSYGEPISVPRNLNEEEFEQMRLKVEGAMLENRNRAIKEAERILNGESK; this is encoded by the coding sequence TTGAAACGTAGATTTTTAGTCTGGTTGTTGCCGCTCATTGTAGTCTGGTTCCAACGTTTGATTGGCTTCACTTCCAGGTTTCGTTTTTTGACAAACGAACAATACGAAGAATTATTCAAAAACAAAAAACCTTTTATCTATTCGATTTGGCATACGAACGTTTTATACTCTCCTTATTTGCACCGTGGGAAAAACGTAGCCGTTTTAATTTCTGAATCCAAAGACGGCGATTATATCAATCAAGTGGTTCATCGGTTTGGCAACACAAGTGTTCGGGGTAGTAGTTCGAAAGGTGGGTCGAAGGCATTAAAGGCTGTGATCCAACATTTAAAAAAAGGACTACCTGCAGCTTTTACACCTGATGGTCCACGTGGTCCCGCTTTCATTCTCCAACCAGGAATCATCGCCGCAGCCCAAGTCACTCAAGTTCCGATTGTTCCGTTTCATTATGAATGCAGTAGGCAATGGATTTTGGAAAGAGCTTGGGACAAACACAGAGTTCCGAAACCCTTCACTACCTTTGCTGTTTCTTATGGGGAACCCATTTCAGTTCCTCGTAATTTAAATGAAGAAGAGTTTGAACAGATGCGTCTAAAAGTGGAAGGGGCGATGTTAGAGAATCGCAATCGTGCCATAAAAGAAGCCGAACGAATTTTGAATGGAGAATCCAAATGA
- the csrA gene encoding carbon storage regulator CsrA, with amino-acid sequence MLVLARRSNQSIMIGDDIEIVIVDIKGDQVKIGVKAPKNVSVHRAEVYKEIQEENKKAAGTNIKPEDLGKLGDLFKKKT; translated from the coding sequence GTGTTAGTTCTTGCAAGGAGGAGCAACCAGTCCATTATGATCGGTGATGATATCGAGATTGTGATTGTCGATATCAAAGGTGACCAAGTTAAGATTGGTGTCAAAGCTCCTAAAAATGTTTCTGTCCATCGTGCAGAAGTATATAAAGAAATTCAGGAAGAAAACAAAAAAGCAGCCGGAACCAATATCAAACCAGAAGATTTGGGCAAACTCGGCGATTTGTTCAAAAAGAAAACTTAA
- the fliW gene encoding flagellar assembly protein FliW, translating into MSVTIHTKPFGTIQVDAKQILKFPQGLLGFEEFDEYALIEESPESPFKWLQSTKESGLAFIVIQPELFMNDYKPAISDEELHDIGLVSWKEGLIFLIVTIPHDNPKGMTANLQGPIILNGKEGKGKQCISRDENHPIRKNIIESMEEMSSGKV; encoded by the coding sequence ATGTCGGTAACGATTCACACAAAACCTTTCGGAACCATCCAAGTGGACGCAAAACAAATCCTAAAATTCCCACAAGGTTTACTTGGATTTGAAGAATTTGATGAGTATGCCCTCATAGAAGAAAGTCCTGAAAGTCCTTTCAAATGGTTACAGTCCACGAAAGAATCGGGACTGGCATTTATTGTCATCCAACCTGAACTGTTTATGAATGATTATAAACCTGCTATTTCAGATGAAGAACTTCATGACATTGGACTTGTTTCGTGGAAAGAAGGTCTTATTTTTCTAATTGTTACCATTCCTCATGACAATCCCAAAGGAATGACGGCCAACTTACAAGGCCCGATCATTCTAAATGGGAAAGAAGGGAAGGGCAAACAATGTATTTCTCGAGATGAAAATCATCCCATTCGAAAAAACATCATTGAATCTATGGAAGAGATGTCTTCCGGAAAGGTGTAA
- a CDS encoding flagellar hook-associated protein 3, giving the protein MRITNMMQNNSLVRNLNRHQVAMDETQTQLGTGLKIRKPSDDPGAATNQMYFRSRLNELSQYEENIGDGYQRLQQIDGVLDKMGEIFQRARVLTVQAGNGIYQGDKGFELEVAIGKEIDQHLRAIVDLANARDATGQPLFGGHVIERPPFEPIESKIKGLQGLELKNQYVGVEYRGDIGEQLREIEKGEYIPITIPGNKVFWGTNVSVTSKVDNSAYQATSDQKFKIDGVEIHISVGDTIDDVIDKINNSPLEVKASKLAQDNISISSTAPHQIWLEDVDGGTVLRDIGLIEPSASEPPNNFSKSATVTGLSVFDVLIQLRNDLIQKDQERIGGRDLGDLDLALENILRHRSTIGARMNRLEQHEERVSYDKMYMTELLAKNEGIDFPETIMNMKWLETIHSYALNVGSKIIKPTLMDFLR; this is encoded by the coding sequence ATCAGAATTACTAACATGATGCAAAACAATTCCTTGGTGCGGAACTTAAACCGCCACCAAGTGGCTATGGACGAAACCCAAACCCAACTAGGTACTGGATTAAAAATCCGCAAACCTTCGGATGATCCGGGTGCGGCCACAAACCAAATGTACTTTCGATCACGACTGAATGAACTTTCCCAATACGAAGAAAACATTGGGGACGGATACCAAAGGTTACAACAGATTGATGGTGTCCTAGACAAAATGGGAGAAATTTTCCAAAGGGCTCGTGTCCTTACAGTTCAGGCTGGAAACGGAATTTACCAAGGAGACAAGGGATTTGAATTGGAAGTGGCGATCGGTAAAGAGATCGACCAACATTTGCGTGCGATTGTGGATCTTGCGAATGCTCGTGATGCTACCGGACAACCTTTGTTTGGTGGTCATGTGATTGAAAGACCTCCCTTTGAACCGATCGAATCCAAAATTAAAGGTCTACAAGGCCTCGAACTCAAGAACCAATACGTGGGTGTAGAGTATCGTGGTGATATCGGAGAACAACTCCGTGAAATCGAAAAAGGCGAATACATTCCGATTACGATTCCTGGGAACAAAGTGTTTTGGGGAACAAACGTGAGTGTCACTTCCAAAGTGGATAACTCTGCTTACCAAGCCACTTCCGACCAAAAGTTTAAAATTGATGGAGTGGAGATTCATATCTCTGTGGGTGATACGATTGACGATGTGATTGATAAAATCAATAACTCACCACTCGAAGTCAAAGCAAGTAAACTTGCCCAAGATAACATTTCTATTTCTTCTACAGCCCCTCACCAAATTTGGCTAGAGGATGTGGATGGAGGGACTGTACTTCGTGACATTGGACTCATTGAACCAAGTGCTAGCGAACCACCGAATAACTTTTCTAAGTCGGCAACGGTCACTGGACTTTCTGTATTTGATGTTCTCATCCAACTACGAAATGACTTAATCCAAAAAGACCAAGAACGAATCGGTGGAAGGGATTTGGGTGATTTGGATTTGGCCTTGGAAAACATCCTTCGTCATCGTTCTACCATTGGTGCTCGTATGAATCGTTTGGAACAACATGAAGAACGAGTCTCTTACGACAAAATGTATATGACAGAACTTCTTGCAAAAAATGAAGGAATCGATTTCCCGGAAACGATTATGAATATGAAGTGGTTGGAAACAATTCATAGTTATGCGCTAAATGTCGGTTCTAAGATTATCAAACCGACTCTTATGGATTTCCTTCGGTAA